A single genomic interval of Natronolimnobius sp. AArcel1 harbors:
- a CDS encoding ORC1-type DNA replication protein, whose product MGDDPEGGMLSWDESVFRDEHVFEIDYVPETFKHRDSQMQSLTYALRPAVRGSRPLNVMVRGPPGTGKTTSLQKLFDEVGAQTSDVRTIRVNCQVNATRYSVFSRLFEGTFDYEPPSSGISFKKLFGQIAEKLVEEDKVLVVALDDVNYLFYENEASDTLYSLLRAHEEHPGAKIGVIVVSSDPALDVIDELDSRVQSVFRPEDVYFPVYDQPEIVGILEERVTRGFHDGVISRETLEYVATLTAESGDLRVGIDLLRRAGLNAEMRASRTVEREDVEEAYEKSKYINLSRSLSGLADTEEALLEVIAHHDGKQAGDIYEAFHDQTDLGYTRYSEIVNKLDQLGLIDAEYAEVDGRGRSRSLTLSYEKDAILERLE is encoded by the coding sequence ATGGGTGACGATCCCGAGGGCGGGATGTTGTCGTGGGACGAATCCGTGTTTAGAGACGAGCACGTCTTCGAGATCGACTACGTCCCCGAGACGTTCAAACACCGCGATAGTCAGATGCAGAGTCTGACCTACGCGCTTCGCCCGGCAGTCCGAGGCTCGAGGCCGCTGAACGTCATGGTCCGTGGACCACCCGGCACCGGCAAGACGACCTCGCTACAGAAACTGTTCGACGAGGTCGGGGCCCAGACCAGCGACGTGCGGACGATCCGGGTCAACTGCCAGGTCAACGCCACGCGCTACTCGGTGTTCTCGAGGCTGTTCGAAGGAACGTTCGACTACGAGCCGCCCTCGTCCGGAATCTCCTTTAAGAAACTGTTCGGCCAGATCGCCGAGAAACTCGTCGAGGAGGACAAGGTACTCGTCGTCGCGCTGGACGACGTGAACTACCTCTTTTATGAAAACGAAGCCTCCGATACGCTGTACTCACTGCTTCGCGCTCACGAGGAACACCCCGGCGCGAAAATCGGCGTCATCGTCGTCTCCTCCGATCCCGCCCTCGACGTGATCGACGAACTTGACTCGCGCGTCCAGAGCGTCTTCCGGCCCGAAGACGTCTACTTCCCGGTCTACGACCAGCCTGAAATCGTCGGCATTCTCGAGGAACGCGTCACACGCGGCTTTCACGACGGCGTCATCTCACGCGAGACCCTCGAGTACGTCGCGACACTCACCGCCGAAAGCGGCGACCTGCGGGTGGGAATCGACCTCCTGCGCCGGGCGGGACTCAACGCCGAAATGCGCGCAAGTCGCACGGTCGAGCGCGAAGATGTCGAGGAAGCCTACGAGAAATCCAAGTACATCAATCTCTCGCGTAGTTTGTCGGGGCTGGCCGACACCGAGGAGGCACTCCTCGAGGTGATCGCTCACCACGACGGCAAGCAGGCCGGCGACATCTACGAGGCGTTCCACGACCAGACTGACCTTGGCTACACCAGATACTCCGAAATCGTCAACAAACTCGATCAGTTGGGGCTGATCGACGCCGAATACGCCGAGGTCGATGGCCGTGGGCGCTCGCGCTCGCTGACGCTTTCCTACGAAAAAGACGCGATTCTCGAGCGCCTCGAGTAA